A single Phragmites australis chromosome 4, lpPhrAust1.1, whole genome shotgun sequence DNA region contains:
- the LOC133914988 gene encoding B2 protein-like, whose amino-acid sequence MDNLWHLGDELRGQPKVVEDRQWSLMTSKLAEITKSKGERMNDLDYARMNTVPDVKQWDKMSYHHDESRMDHLNLGLMNLNFKMNDLKMNEAAMKNPFRNMAYNMNQMYSKGSNGNANAFKMNVGVNKYSNSSNGKEANGKNNGGNNNGSNSNGNINSNSAVDKRFKTLPTSEMLPRNEVLGGYIFVCNNDTMQEDLKRQLFGLPARYRDSVRAITPGLPLFLYNYTTHQLHGVFEAASFGGSNIDPTAWEDKKCKGESRFPAQVRIRIRKLCKPLEEDSFRPVLHHYDGPKFRLELSIAETLSLLDLCEKEGI is encoded by the exons ATGGACAACCTGTGGCATCTCGGAGATGAACTCCGTGGGCAACCAAAGGTAGTGGAGGATCGCCAGTGGTCTCTCATGACGTCGAAGCTGGCTGAGATCACCAAGTCCAAGGGCGAGAGGATGAATGACCTCGACTATGCGCGGATGAACACAGTTCCTGATGTGAAACAATGGGATAAGATGTCCTATCACCACGATGAGAGCAGGATGGATCACCTCAATCTTGGCCTCATGAACTTGAATTTTAAAATGAATGATCTGAAGATGAATGAGGCTGCCATGAAGAACCCTTTCCGCAACATGGCCTATAACATGAATCAGATGTACTCCAAGGGAAGCAATGGCAATGCTAATGCATTCAAGATGAATGTTGGGGTCAACAAATATTCAAATAGTTCAAATGGGAAAGAGGCAAATGGAAAAAACAATGGTGGTAACAACAATGGAAGCAACAGCAATGGAAACATCAACAGCAATTCTGCTGTTGACAAGCGCTTCAAGACATTGCCAACAAGTGAGATGCTACCAAGGAATGAAGTTCTTGGTGGATACATCTTTGTCTGCAACAACGATACCATGCAAGAGGATCTCAAGAGGCAGCTTTTTG GGTTGCCTGCAAGATATCGTGATTCAGTCCGAGCAATAACTCCTGGCCTACCTCTTTTCCTCTATAACTATACGACTCATCAGCTTCATGGGGTATTTGAG GCTGCCAGCTTCGGTGGGTCTAATATCGATCCCACTGCATGGGAGGATAAAAAGTGTAAAGGTGAATCCAGATTCCCAGCGCAG GTGAGGATCCGCATTAGAAAGCTTTGCAAGCCATTGGAAGAGGATTCCTTTAGGCCAGTTTTGCACCATTATGATGGCCCAAAGTTTCGCCTTGAGCTCTCCATTGCAGAG ACCTTGTCGCTGCTAGACCTGTGCGAGAAGGAAGGCATCTGA
- the LOC133914989 gene encoding ankyrin repeat domain-containing protein 2A-like isoform X1, translating into MASQEEKTSVKSEEPSPAEEQQQPQSGTRRAGPSAPAPAPANPFDFSTMMNLLNQDPSIKEMAEQIAKDPAFTEMAEQLQKTVASPRQAQAQAPAPEAVALDPQKYVATMQQLMQNPQFVAMAERLGSALMQDPAMSTMLGGLTNPAHKEQLEARVARMKEDPTLKPILDEIETGGPAAMMKYWNDPEALQKFGRAMGVGPSSEATGAEHAVAEEEAGEESEYEDESMIHHTASVGDVEGLKKGLEEGVDKDEEDSEGRRGLHFACGYGELKCAQVLLDAGAAVDAVDKNKNTALHYAAGYGRKDCVALLLEHGAAVTLQNLDGKTPIDVAKLNNQEDVLKLLEKHAFV; encoded by the exons ATGGCTTCTCAAG AGGAGAAGACAAGTGTTAAGTCCGAGGAGCCATCTCCggcggaggagcagcagcagcctcaaTCCGGGACACGCAGGGCCGGgccgtcggcgccggcgccggctccGGCCAACCCGTTCGACTTCTCAACCATGATGAACCTGCTCAAT CAGGACCCTAGTATCAAGGAGATGGCGGAGCAGATCGCCAAGGACCCGGCGTTCACGGAGATGGCGGAGCAGCTGCAGAAGACGGTGGCGTCCCCGCggcaggcgcaggcgcaggcACCAGCGCCGGAGGCGGTGGCGCTGGACCCGCAGAAGTACGTTGCCACGATGCAGCAGCTGATGCAGAACCCGCAGTTCGTGGCAATGGCGGAGCGCCTGGGTAGCGCGCTCATGCAGGATCCCGCCATGTCCACCATGCTCGGTGGCCTCACCAACCCGGCGCACAAGGAGCAGCTCGAGGCCCGCGTCGCGCGCATGAAGGAGGACCCCACTCTCAAGCCCATCCTCGACGAGATCGAGACCGGAGGCCCCGCCGCCATGATGAA GTACTGGAACGACCCTGAGGCTCTGCAGAAGTTCGGGCGGGCAATGGGCGTCGGCCCGTCGAGCGAGGCCACCGGCGCGGAGCACGCCGTGGCGGAGGAAGAAGCCGGGGAGGAAAGCGAGTACGAGGACGAGTCCATGATCCATCACACCGCCAGCGTCGGCGATGTTGAG GGCCTCAAGAAAGGCTTGGAGGAGGGAGTGGACAAGGACGAGGAGGATTCGGAAGGCAGGAGAGGCCTGCACTTCGCATGCGGATACGGCGAGCTGAAATGCGCGCAGGTTCTCCTGGACGCGGGGGCCGCGGTGGACGCGGtggacaagaacaagaacaccGCGCTGCACTACGCCGCCGGCTACGGCCGCAAGGACTGCGTCGCGCTCCTGCTCGAGCACGGCGCCGCCGT GACGTTGCAGAACCTGGACGGGAAGACGCCCATCGACGTGGCCAAGCTCAACAACCAGGAGGACGTCCTCAAGCTTCTCGAGAAGCACGCCTTCGTATAG
- the LOC133914989 gene encoding ankyrin repeat domain-containing protein 2A-like isoform X2, translated as MASQEEKTSVKSEEPSPAEEQQQPQSGTRRAGPSAPAPAPANPFDFSTMMNLLNDPSIKEMAEQIAKDPAFTEMAEQLQKTVASPRQAQAQAPAPEAVALDPQKYVATMQQLMQNPQFVAMAERLGSALMQDPAMSTMLGGLTNPAHKEQLEARVARMKEDPTLKPILDEIETGGPAAMMKYWNDPEALQKFGRAMGVGPSSEATGAEHAVAEEEAGEESEYEDESMIHHTASVGDVEGLKKGLEEGVDKDEEDSEGRRGLHFACGYGELKCAQVLLDAGAAVDAVDKNKNTALHYAAGYGRKDCVALLLEHGAAVTLQNLDGKTPIDVAKLNNQEDVLKLLEKHAFV; from the exons ATGGCTTCTCAAG AGGAGAAGACAAGTGTTAAGTCCGAGGAGCCATCTCCggcggaggagcagcagcagcctcaaTCCGGGACACGCAGGGCCGGgccgtcggcgccggcgccggctccGGCCAACCCGTTCGACTTCTCAACCATGATGAACCTGCTCAAT GACCCTAGTATCAAGGAGATGGCGGAGCAGATCGCCAAGGACCCGGCGTTCACGGAGATGGCGGAGCAGCTGCAGAAGACGGTGGCGTCCCCGCggcaggcgcaggcgcaggcACCAGCGCCGGAGGCGGTGGCGCTGGACCCGCAGAAGTACGTTGCCACGATGCAGCAGCTGATGCAGAACCCGCAGTTCGTGGCAATGGCGGAGCGCCTGGGTAGCGCGCTCATGCAGGATCCCGCCATGTCCACCATGCTCGGTGGCCTCACCAACCCGGCGCACAAGGAGCAGCTCGAGGCCCGCGTCGCGCGCATGAAGGAGGACCCCACTCTCAAGCCCATCCTCGACGAGATCGAGACCGGAGGCCCCGCCGCCATGATGAA GTACTGGAACGACCCTGAGGCTCTGCAGAAGTTCGGGCGGGCAATGGGCGTCGGCCCGTCGAGCGAGGCCACCGGCGCGGAGCACGCCGTGGCGGAGGAAGAAGCCGGGGAGGAAAGCGAGTACGAGGACGAGTCCATGATCCATCACACCGCCAGCGTCGGCGATGTTGAG GGCCTCAAGAAAGGCTTGGAGGAGGGAGTGGACAAGGACGAGGAGGATTCGGAAGGCAGGAGAGGCCTGCACTTCGCATGCGGATACGGCGAGCTGAAATGCGCGCAGGTTCTCCTGGACGCGGGGGCCGCGGTGGACGCGGtggacaagaacaagaacaccGCGCTGCACTACGCCGCCGGCTACGGCCGCAAGGACTGCGTCGCGCTCCTGCTCGAGCACGGCGCCGCCGT GACGTTGCAGAACCTGGACGGGAAGACGCCCATCGACGTGGCCAAGCTCAACAACCAGGAGGACGTCCTCAAGCTTCTCGAGAAGCACGCCTTCGTATAG